One genomic segment of Arcobacter lacus includes these proteins:
- a CDS encoding DMT family transporter, whose product MIQKSNTKYFIGMFIAMIIWGIAWTSGKAATSHSNPEIAAFWRYAISFLTIIPVVLYMKTSLKSDKEGYIYMIFAGIFSAAFNYLFFKGLSHGEAGYGGTMVTSIVPILTYIFSIILFKINVSTKQVVALSIGIFGALILLKVPSEGLAFLNINSSYFLACAVVWAMVTIFSQKASKKADPMFYTLVVFGITAFINMIFAIPYHPFTITSFDYIFWLNILFIGIFSGTFAMTLFFISASKIGAHNTGVFMFIVPIGAIISSYFVYNENIALSTILGCSFSFVAVMLFNAKNKKKLVEA is encoded by the coding sequence ATGATTCAAAAAAGTAATACCAAATATTTTATTGGTATGTTTATAGCGATGATAATTTGGGGAATTGCATGGACTTCAGGAAAAGCTGCAACAAGTCATTCTAATCCAGAAATAGCAGCATTTTGGAGATATGCAATCTCATTTTTAACAATTATTCCGGTTGTTTTATATATGAAAACAAGTTTAAAAAGTGATAAAGAAGGTTATATTTATATGATATTTGCTGGAATTTTTAGTGCGGCTTTTAATTATCTATTTTTTAAAGGTTTATCTCACGGTGAAGCTGGATATGGTGGAACTATGGTTACCTCAATTGTTCCAATATTAACATATATATTTTCAATTATACTTTTTAAAATAAATGTTTCAACTAAACAGGTTGTTGCTTTAAGTATTGGAATTTTTGGTGCTTTAATACTTTTAAAAGTTCCATCAGAAGGCTTAGCATTTTTAAATATAAATAGTTCATATTTTTTAGCTTGTGCAGTTGTTTGGGCAATGGTTACAATATTTTCACAAAAAGCATCAAAAAAAGCAGATCCTATGTTTTATACTTTAGTTGTTTTTGGAATTACAGCATTTATAAATATGATTTTTGCAATTCCTTATCATCCTTTTACAATAACTTCTTTTGATTATATTTTTTGGTTAAATATTTTGTTTATTGGAATATTTTCTGGAACATTTGCAATGACACTATTTTTTATTTCAGCTTCAAAAATTGGAGCTCATAATACTGGTGTTTTTATGTTTATTGTTCCTATTGGTGCTATAATTTCTAGTTATTTTGTCTATAATGAGAATATTGCTTTATCTACAATATTAGGGTGTTCGTTTTCATTTGTTGCAGTTATGTTGTTTAATGCTAAAAATAAAAAAAAGCTTGTAGAAGCTTAA
- a CDS encoding ABC-F family ATP-binding cassette domain-containing protein produces the protein MVQTVNLKKAFGARVLFQDINLKLDTGKRYGLIGANGAGKTTFLKILSGQEEATEGEVQIQNGKKVGVLSQNQFAYENYTIFDTVLLGNKKLYDAIKEKEELYMSPEFTDEVNNRLAELEIICCEEDPTYEYDIKITKILEDLGFPSSMHQDLMSTLTGGDKFKVLLAQVLYPKPDVLFLDEPTNNLDIETIGWLENQLQHHEGTMVVISHDRHFLNAVCTHILDVDFKQIREFTGNYDDWYIASTVIAKQQQADVSKKLKEKEELEKFIARFSANASKAKQATSRQKQLDKLDIAAIQVSSRRDPSIIFRQKREVGKELLTVKNISKSYDGKIVLNDVSFTVEKGDKIALIGTNGIGKTTLCEILEGNLKADSGEVLWGATIQNSYFPQNATDIIKGDMTLYDWLRGFDRDADISEIRNCLGRMLFNGQEQEKKVDSCSGGEKHRMMLSKIMLEQGNFLVLDEPTNHLDLEAIIALGEGLNDYAGSVVCVSHDRELLDAYANRIIEIQDGGTILDFKGTYEEFIESKGQTA, from the coding sequence ATGGTTCAAACAGTTAATCTTAAAAAAGCTTTTGGTGCAAGAGTTTTATTTCAAGATATAAATCTAAAATTAGATACAGGGAAAAGATATGGTCTTATAGGTGCAAATGGTGCAGGTAAGACAACATTCCTTAAAATTCTTTCAGGTCAAGAAGAGGCAACTGAAGGAGAAGTACAAATTCAAAATGGTAAAAAAGTTGGAGTTTTATCTCAAAACCAATTTGCTTATGAGAATTATACGATTTTTGATACAGTTTTATTAGGAAATAAAAAATTATATGATGCAATAAAAGAAAAAGAAGAGTTATATATGAGTCCAGAATTTACTGATGAAGTAAATAATAGACTTGCAGAACTTGAGATTATTTGTTGTGAAGAAGATCCAACTTATGAATATGATATAAAAATTACAAAAATATTAGAAGATTTAGGTTTCCCTTCTTCTATGCATCAAGATTTGATGAGTACATTAACAGGTGGAGATAAATTTAAAGTTTTATTAGCACAAGTTTTATATCCAAAACCTGATGTACTATTTTTAGATGAGCCAACAAATAACTTAGATATTGAGACTATTGGATGGCTTGAAAATCAACTTCAACATCATGAAGGTACAATGGTTGTAATCTCTCATGATAGACACTTCTTAAATGCTGTTTGTACACATATTTTGGATGTAGATTTTAAACAAATTAGAGAGTTTACTGGAAATTATGATGATTGGTATATAGCTTCAACTGTTATAGCAAAACAACAACAAGCAGATGTAAGTAAAAAATTAAAAGAAAAAGAAGAACTTGAAAAGTTTATTGCAAGATTTAGTGCAAATGCTTCAAAAGCAAAACAAGCAACATCAAGACAAAAACAACTTGATAAACTTGATATTGCTGCTATTCAAGTATCAAGTAGACGTGATCCTTCTATTATCTTTAGACAAAAAAGAGAAGTAGGAAAAGAGTTATTAACTGTTAAAAATATTTCAAAATCATATGATGGAAAAATTGTGTTAAATGATGTATCTTTTACAGTAGAAAAAGGTGATAAAATAGCACTTATTGGAACAAATGGTATTGGAAAAACTACTTTATGTGAGATTTTAGAAGGAAACCTAAAAGCTGATAGTGGAGAAGTTTTATGGGGAGCAACTATTCAAAACTCATATTTTCCACAAAATGCAACTGATATTATAAAAGGTGATATGACTTTATATGATTGGTTAAGAGGTTTTGATAGAGATGCTGATATTTCTGAGATTAGAAATTGTTTAGGAAGAATGTTATTTAATGGTCAAGAGCAAGAGAAAAAAGTTGATTCTTGTAGTGGGGGAGAAAAACATAGAATGATGCTTTCTAAGATTATGTTAGAGCAAGGAAATTTCTTAGTTTTAGATGAACCAACAAACCACTTAGACTTAGAAGCTATTATTGCTTTAGGTGAGGGATTAAATGATTATGCGGGTTCTGTAGTTTGTGTATCTCACGATAGAGAGTTATTAGATGCTTATGCAAATAGAATAATAGAAATTCAAGATGGTGGGACAATTTTAGATTTTAAAGGAACTTATGAAGAGTTCATTGAATCGAAAGGTCAAACTGCATAA
- a CDS encoding NAD(P)H-dependent oxidoreductase, with translation MEKTFMEAMDFRHACKIFDEAKKISDEDMKFILEVGRKSPSSFGQEGWKFLVITNEDLKEKLKPHCWNQPQITTCSHLVIILAAIEAVKPESGIPATRFARREMPQEKKDFYNKLYKDHLTVTKVLDSDENVYSWTARQTYIAAGNMMTAAAIKGIDSCPIEGFEKAKVEEVLGLDTKKFQLSMVLPFGYRINPQSTQMRLPFEEVVEFIK, from the coding sequence ATGGAAAAAACATTTATGGAAGCTATGGATTTTAGACATGCTTGTAAAATTTTTGATGAGGCTAAAAAAATCAGTGATGAAGATATGAAATTTATTTTAGAAGTTGGAAGAAAAAGTCCAAGTTCTTTTGGTCAAGAGGGATGGAAATTTTTAGTTATTACAAATGAAGATTTAAAAGAAAAATTAAAACCTCATTGTTGGAATCAACCTCAAATTACAACTTGCTCTCACTTAGTTATCATTTTAGCTGCAATTGAAGCCGTTAAACCAGAAAGTGGAATTCCAGCAACTAGATTTGCAAGACGTGAAATGCCACAAGAGAAAAAAGATTTTTATAATAAATTATATAAAGACCACTTAACAGTTACAAAAGTTTTAGATAGTGATGAAAATGTTTATTCTTGGACAGCAAGACAAACTTATATAGCTGCAGGAAATATGATGACAGCAGCTGCTATTAAAGGAATTGATTCTTGTCCAATAGAAGGATTTGAAAAAGCAAAAGTTGAAGAAGTTTTAGGACTTGATACTAAAAAATTTCAATTATCTATGGTTTTACCATTTGGATATAGAATAAATCCACAATCTACTCAAATGAGACTACCTTTTGAAGAAGTAGTTGAATTTATAAAATAA
- a CDS encoding NADH:flavin oxidoreductase/NADH oxidase, producing MSLLLKSGNIGKIQLKNRVVMPPMCMYKSDNSGELKDFHHYHYVSRALGGVGFIIVEATAIESKGRISSNDLGLWDNSLIEKHKQLNKDIHSFGAKTAIQIAHAGRKSTVIDSTPIAPSSIAFSKEAPFKIPKEVSIEEIKNIKELFINAAFRAKEADYDAIELHAAHGYLLCEFLSPITNNRTDIYGGTLENRCRLVLEIATEIKQKLDLPLIIRISADEWMKNGWNIEDSIYLSKELEKLGVDAIHVSSGGNIENPDNAPTIEPLYQSSWAKKIKENINIPVIAVGLITTPKEGEYLLENKFCDFVAYGRELLRNSNFVFNAANEFKEKEKIDSSYQRAYR from the coding sequence ATGAGCTTATTATTAAAAAGTGGAAACATAGGAAAGATTCAATTAAAAAATAGAGTTGTTATGCCTCCTATGTGTATGTATAAAAGTGATAATAGTGGGGAACTTAAAGATTTTCATCATTATCATTATGTATCAAGAGCTTTAGGTGGAGTAGGATTTATAATAGTTGAAGCAACTGCAATTGAATCAAAAGGAAGAATCTCATCAAATGATTTAGGTCTTTGGGATAATTCTTTGATAGAAAAACATAAACAATTAAATAAAGATATACACTCTTTTGGTGCTAAAACTGCAATTCAAATTGCTCATGCGGGAAGAAAATCAACTGTTATTGATTCAACTCCAATAGCACCAAGTTCAATTGCTTTTTCAAAAGAAGCTCCATTTAAAATTCCAAAAGAAGTTTCAATAGAAGAGATTAAAAATATAAAAGAATTATTTATAAATGCAGCTTTTAGAGCAAAAGAGGCAGACTATGATGCTATTGAACTTCATGCAGCTCATGGTTATTTATTATGTGAGTTTTTATCACCAATTACAAATAATAGAACAGATATTTATGGTGGAACTTTAGAAAATAGATGTAGATTAGTTTTAGAAATAGCCACTGAGATTAAACAAAAATTGGATTTGCCTTTGATTATTAGAATTAGTGCAGATGAATGGATGAAGAATGGTTGGAATATAGAAGATTCTATTTATTTATCAAAAGAGTTAGAAAAGTTAGGTGTTGATGCAATTCATGTATCAAGTGGAGGAAATATAGAAAATCCAGATAATGCACCAACAATTGAACCTTTATATCAATCTTCTTGGGCAAAAAAAATAAAAGAAAATATAAATATTCCAGTCATTGCAGTTGGATTAATCACAACACCAAAAGAGGGTGAATATTTACTTGAAAATAAATTTTGTGATTTTGTGGCATATGGTAGAGAGTTACTTAGAAATTCAAATTTTGTATTTAATGCTGCAAATGAGTTTAAAGAAAAAGAAAAAATAGATAGTTCATATCAAAGAGCTTATAGATAA